The following is a genomic window from Nicotiana tabacum cultivar K326 chromosome 3, ASM71507v2, whole genome shotgun sequence.
AAAGGATTACATGTTACCTGCATCAGCCCTAAAATCTCCACATCCTCTCCAACTTTTATGGTTCCTTGTTCAACACGGCCAGTAGCAACAGTTCCACGTCCCTATGAACCATAAACAAagaatcataaaataataatCAATACCACAGAGTCAAGCACTGAACAAGCattaatttatttttggattCCAGCAGACTCATTTTCCTTAGTTTTGCAGTAAAGGATTTGTTTAATATTAAAAACATAGAAATAAGATCCATACGAATTAGAAACTTGAAAGCAAAGTTGAATTTCAAAAGATGTTTCTGCAAAAACTCTTGAACAATGACAAAGCTAAAGAACATTTATAGTTACCTGAATTGAAAATACATCTTCTAttggcattaagaatggtttatcaAGCTGACGCACTGGATCGGGGATATATTCATCTACAGCCTCCATCAACTTTAGAATAGCCTTTTTTCCAATTTCTTCATTTGTACTCTGTAAGGCAGACAGAGCTGAACCACGAATGATAGGGATTTCATCCCCAGGAAATTTGTAAAAAGTAAGCAGCTCTGCGAAACAGGAAAGCTCTTGTAAGGAAATTTGGCAAACATGTTATGGCAGTTACCAAGATATCAAAATGCAATAAATTTCACATGTCCTGGAAAACCTGGTTACCTCGGAGTTCCATTTCAACAAGTTCTAGCAGTTCCGGATCATCAACAGCATCGACCTTGTTTAGAAAGCACACAAGTGATGGTACACCTACCTGTGAAATGTGGGCACAGTGTAAAATTAGAATTACCACATGGAGCTTTCAGTTATTTACTAATCTGTCCATGAGATGACACATATTCACCTGGCGTGCAAGCAGAATATGCTCCTTTGTTTGTGGCATGGGTCCATCAGGAGCAGATACGACTAGAATACCACCATCCATTTGGGCAGCTCCAGTAATCATATTCTATGCAAAAAGAAACTATGAGAAAGCAGACAAAATGGGAGCTTGCATTAGGGGGAAAAAATTATTATCTTGTACTGGAAATCAAGTTTTGACATCGACAAACATAACTTACAATACCTGAAACAGTATTATCTAAAGAGGGAATTCAAACAGATGCATTTCTAGCTGACATGCTTTAGCTATCACACACACTGTCCCAGAAATTGTTACTTTTAGCTTCTCACGAtccaaattaattaaatttacGACTAACGACTACTTTTTGAGGGATATGGTAAATCCCACCCTCCAAAAACCCCCCACCCCTGGACCCAACAATGGATTTTACCTTTTTTCCTTTTGGCGACTCGAGCTCATAATCTTATGGATAACAGTGGAGGATGTCTTCTACTAGACCACCCTTCTCTTGACTAAGGACTAGGTAAGCACCCTTTATGTTCGAACTGCAAAAGTTTTCAACTAGTAGTACTTTTGATATACTTTCAAAACCTATAAGTTTTATCTTCAAAAGAATCAAACATCATAGAATGTCATTTAAAAATTGGTCAACATATGTAACATTGTAGGGGAGAGGGCAACAACATGTGCTTCTAAAAATAGTCTTTTAGACAATCAAGATCTAAAGATTGTACTTTCTAGACTAGTTTTCCACTAACAGACAGAGAAAATGACCACTTTCAATATGGTAACAAATGGGATTTATGACTGTTATCTTTTTGCTCAGACCTTACAACTAAAAATCTTGGAGAACCAATTACAATTTTCCTTTAAATGATTGCTGTTATACGACATCACAATCCGTGAAAAAAAACCACCCATGATACAGAATTATTTGCATACAAATAGTTTCTGTTTCAAGCAAAGATAAGCTTGATACTAAGTATTTCCTGGGTTGCTGGTAATAAGCATTCCCTACGCCATAAGCATGTTTTTTACAAGTAACATAAAGCACTACATAACAAGCACTTAAAATCATTAAGTACGATAACTGAGAGTTGTTCAATATGGTAACAGATGGGATTTATGACTGTTATCTTTTTGCTCAGACCTTACAACTAAAATCTTGGAGAACTAATTACAATTTTCCTTTCAATGATTGCTGTTATACGACACTACAATCCGTGAAAAAAAACCACCCATGATACAGAATTATTTGCATATAAATAGTTTCTGTTTCAAGCAAAGATAAGCTTGATACTAAGTATTTCCTGGGTTGCTGGTAATAAGCATTCCCTACGCAATAAGCATTTTTTTACAAGTAACATAAAGCACTACGTAACAAGCACTTAAAATCATAAAGTACGATAACTGAGAGTTGTGCGTCTCACTTTAACATAATCAGCATGTCCTGGGCAATCAACATGAGCATAATGTCTTTTAGCCGTCTCATACTCCACATGGGCCTACAATACATCAGTCCCAGtgtcaaaagaaaaagaattaaaagtGAGAGTGTCAACAAAAATGGCACAACATCCATACCGTGGCGATAGTAattcctctctttttctcttcagGGGCTTTATCAATTTCATCAAAAGCAACAGCCTTAGCCTTCCCTTCTTCTGCTAAGACCTAGAAAAGGACAGGTTCTTCTCGTGTCACGGATTGATTAGATAACTGAATGAGAAAAGGATAAATGTAGCAGACGGAAGGAAGGaaaataacaagtaccaagactAACCAACCTTACCTTTGTAATTGCGGCAGTCAGAGTAGTCTTTCCATGATCAACATGGCCGATAGTTCCCACATTAACATGAGGTTTTCTGCAGGAACCCAGAAGATGTTATTAGATGAGAACAGAAATCGGCTGGTGTAACTTTCAATTTCTGTTTGGCATAGTCGACTGAGAGCATATGAGAACAACAATATGGGCCTAAGTAAAGCAGAATacgtgggcgtttggacataagaattgtaagtgaaaaaaaaatcaagtgaaaatggtatttgaaaattagagttgtgtttggacatgaatataattttgggttgtttttgaagttttgtgagtgatctgaatgaaaattttgaaaaacaaattttgagagtttttcaaattttcgaaaaattccaaaattcatcttcaagtgaaaattgaaaattttatggtcaaacattaatttcgaaaaaaatgaaaatttttcgaaaaaatgtgaaaaaattcttatgtccgaACGGGCTCTAGATATCAAGGATTCATATAGCAGACCGCAACTACTTTAGGGTTAATTCGTAATTTTGTTGATCACTTGGCATTTCTCCTTGATATTTATATTTCCATCCACCAGAAAAGAGAAActcaaaaatctccaaatttcTGGAACAATATATATCAAATCAGTACAAGTCTAGACACGAAAGGAATTAGCATAATTTAAGATGGAATTGCAGAAGAAGACTCGCATACATGCATACAAGAAGAAAGAAGCATACTCGCTCCTattcaatcaaaacaaataaaaaaataaatgggGGTGtggtcagtgttgtgaaaatcgCTCACTTCAGCGCTTAAAGCACGAAGCGAGGCGGGCACATGGTCGCTTTTGCGTTGTGAAGCGTAGCAGGTGATCTGAAGCGTGCACTTCTGCCAAAAAAGCGAGAAACGCGACTGAAGCGAGAAGCGACAGTAGCGAGCGCTTCACTATATTAAGTGGCTGCCAacgttaattaaataaaaaaaactgtCTTTTTTCAAAACATCATCTAGCAACAGAGAAAAACAGCGACTAGGGTTCCCATTTTCAGCACTTTTCAAGTTCAAGCCCAGGTATGTGAtttcttcttcctccttttacattttctttcactgtttcagTCTCAAACTAGCAGCGAAATGCtgccaatttttttttctttcagttcttcttttctcattctcttcttcttcttcttcttctcttctttcacGTTTCAGTCCTAAATTGCAGCATTTGCCCAATTTTTTCTTACTTCATTCTTTTTCGTTTCAGTTCTTCTTAGTTCTTACTGCCTTTTTTTGTTTCAAtatttagttttaatattttttttaaaaattctgcTTCAGTTCAAAAAAGCGAGCACTTCGCTTCTCGCTTCACGCAAAAAGGGGCTTGTCGCTTTTCCTCGTTTCACGCTCTTTACAACACTGGGTATGGTTAATCTAGAGGAAGTTTAATCTTAAGTTTGAGTGAAGGTGGCTCTTAAGATTAGAACATAACTAAAGAAGAACTCATAAGCTTATTGGACGAAAAAGCAAAACAGCTATAATGGCATTCTGTTAATCTagtgaaaatttatttttacattcGAGCAAAGGTGGCTCCTAAGATTAGAAGACCAAATAATCACAAGTCCAGGCATTAAAGGAAAATTGCAGAATAGGAAATGGAATTACAGAAGAGCTCTGTCCAACATACATGCGTATCGAAAGAGAAGCTAAAAGAGCACAATGGGTGTTCAGGCACTCCACTAGGAATTTAATGATGTAATCTAACATTCTGGTGGAGGTTGGCTCCTCATAACAAAATATAAAATCTAAAAAATGTCCAAACTTAAAGGAATTTTGCATCGTTTGAATGGAATTAAAGAAGAATTGGGTCCACCATAGATGCGTAAA
Proteins encoded in this region:
- the LOC142179351 gene encoding elongation factor Tu, mitochondrial-like; amino-acid sequence: MASVAFRSSNSKRLFKLSPQIYYNSCCRGSAPTQFNANESPAFLNHHWWRSMATFTRTKPHVNVGTIGHVDHGKTTLTAAITKVLAEEGKAKAVAFDEIDKAPEEKKRGITIATAHVEYETAKRHYAHVDCPGHADYVKNMITGAAQMDGGILVVSAPDGPMPQTKEHILLARQVGVPSLVCFLNKVDAVDDPELLELVEMELRELLTFYKFPGDEIPIIRGSALSALQSTNEEIGKKAILKLMEAVDEYIPDPVRQLDKPFLMPIEDVFSIQGRGTVATGRVEQGTIKVGEDVEILGLMQGNLKSTVTGVEMFKKSLDYGQAGDNVGLLLRGLKRDDIMRGMVIAKPGSVKTYKKFEAEIYVLTKDEGGRHTAFFSNYMPQFYMRTADITGKVELPENVKMVMPGDNVTATFELMSPVPLDAGQRFALREGGRTVGAGVVSKVIS